A genomic stretch from Erigeron canadensis isolate Cc75 chromosome 9, C_canadensis_v1, whole genome shotgun sequence includes:
- the LOC122581672 gene encoding violaxanthin de-epoxidase, chloroplastic, which yields MALSLHTVFLCKEETISLYAKSPCNERFHRSGLAPVSIVMMKIRSNHGYYKYFRWFKSYKLDSRYSTPLSHCKEKSPIYRINASFEETVRFDVRRGATLIFQRQWRQFVQLAIVLVCTFVVIPRVDAVDALKTCTCLLKECRIELAKCIANPSCAANVACLQTCNNRPDETECQIKCGDLFANSVVDQFNECAVSRKKCVPRKSDVGEFPVPDPAALVKSFNMKDFSGKWYITSGLNPTFDAFDCQLHEFHTESDKLVGNLTWRIKTPDGGFFTRSAVQTFVQDPNLPGVLYNHDNEFLHYQDDWYILSSQIDNKPDDYIFVYYRGRNDAWDGYGGAVIYTRSATLPESIVPRLQEAAQSVGRNFDTFIRTDNTCGPEPPLVERLEKTAEVGEKFIIKEAEEGEKFIIKEAEEIEEEVEKEVVKVRDTELTLFQRLLEGFKELQQDEQNFIRELTKEEKEILDSLQMEATEVEKLFGGALPIRKLR from the exons ATGGCTCTTTCTCTACACACGGTATTTCTCTGCAAAGAGGAAACCATCAGTTTGTATGCCAAATCACCATGTAATGAAAGGTTTCACAGGAGTGGACTAGCTCCCGTGAGTATAGTTATGATGAAAATTCGATCTAACCATGGATATTACAAATACTTCCGGTGGTTTAAATCTTATAAGCTGGACTCTAGATATTCAACTCCATTATCACATTGTAAAGAGAAATCTCCAATATATAGGATCAATGCAAGTTTTGAG gaAACAGTAAGATTTGATGTTAGAAGGGGTGCAACTTTGATTTTTCAAAGGCAATGGAGGCAATTCGTTCAACTGGCTATTGTATTGGTTTGCACATTTGTTGTCATTCCCAGGGTTGATGCTGTTGATGCTCTTAAAACTTGTACATGCTTACTCAAAGAATGCAG AATTGAACTAGCAAAATGTATAGCAAACCCATCTTGTGCAGCAAATGTTGCCTGTCTCCAAACATGCAACAACAGACCTGATGAGACTGAATGCCAG ATAAAATGTGGTGACTTGTTTGCAAACAGTGTTGTGGATCAGTTCAATGAGTGTGCAGTTTCACGAAAGAAATGTGTGCCACGTAAGTCTGATGTGGGTGAATTTCCAGTCCCTGATCCTGCTGCACTGGTCAAAAGCTTCAACATGAAAGATTTTAGCGGGAAGTGGTACATAACAAGTGGTCTAAATCCTACATTTGATGCCTTTGATTGTCAACTGCATGAATTCCATACAGAATCTGATAAACTTGTAGGGAATCTGACGTGGCGTATAAAAACTCCCGATGGCGGATTCTTTACTCGATCTGCTGTGCAAACATTTGTGCAAGATCCAAACCTTCCTGGAGTTCTTTATAATCATGACAATGAGTTTCTTCACTACCAAGATGACTG GTACATTTTGTCTTCCCAAATAGACAACAAACCAGACgactatatatttgtatattaccGTGGGAGAAACGATGCATGGGATGGATATGGTGGAGCAGTGATATACACAAGAAGTGCAACATTGCCAGAATCCATTGTTCCACGGCTGCAGGAGGCAGCTCAATCCGTAGGGCGCAACTTTGACACTTTCATAAGGACTGATAACACTTGTGGGCCTGAACCGCCTCTTGTGGAGAGACTAGAAAAGACAGCCGAAGTGGGTGAGAAGTTTATCATAAAAGAAGCCGAAGAGGGTGAGAAGTTTATTATAAAAGAAGCCGAAGAGATAGAAGAGGAGGTCGAGAAAGAGGTGGTGAAGGTTAGAGACACAGAATTGACCTTGTTCCAACGGTTACTCGAGGGGTTCAAAGAATTGCAACAAGATGAACAAAATTTCATTAGGGAACTAActaaagaagaaaaggaaatcTTGGATTCACTTCAAATGGAAGCCACCGAAGTTGAAAAGCTGTTTGGAGGTGCGCTACCCATTAGGAAACTAAGATAA